In Cydia strobilella chromosome 8, ilCydStro3.1, whole genome shotgun sequence, one DNA window encodes the following:
- the LOC134743548 gene encoding transcription initiation factor TFIID subunit 13 isoform X2, giving the protein MATPTPDAPENFDQFDDDESEQQLGSTGSGRKRLFSKELRCMMYGFGDDQNPYTESVDFLEDLVIEFITETTHRAMEVGRTGRVQVEDIIFLVRKDQRKYARVKDLLTMNEELKKARKAFDEVKYVE; this is encoded by the exons atggcTACACCTACTCCTGATGCTCCTGAAAATTTCGACCAG tttgatgatgatgaatccgAGCAGCAACTGGGTTCAACAGGCTCCGGCCGGAAGAGACTCTTCAGCAAAGAGCTGCGTTGCATGATGTATGGGTTTGGGGATGACCAGAATCCTTACACGGAGAGTGTAGACTTTTTGGAGGATTTGGTTATTGAATTTATTACGGAAACCACACACAG AGCAATGGAGGTAGGAAGAACAGGGAGGGTCCAAGTGGAAGATATTATATTCTTAGTACGGAAAGATCAAAGGAAATATGCCAGAGTCAAGGACCTCCTTACTATGAATGAAGAACTGAAGAAAGCTAGGAAAGCTTTTGATGAAGTTAAATATGTCG
- the LOC134743548 gene encoding transcription initiation factor TFIID subunit 13 isoform X1, with amino-acid sequence MATPTPDAPENFDQFDDDESEQQLGSTGSGRKRLFSKELRCMMYGFGDDQNPYTESVDFLEDLVIEFITETTHRAMEVGRTGRVQVEDIIFLVRKDQRKYARVKDLLTMNEELKKARKAFDEVKYVEDQQ; translated from the exons atggcTACACCTACTCCTGATGCTCCTGAAAATTTCGACCAG tttgatgatgatgaatccgAGCAGCAACTGGGTTCAACAGGCTCCGGCCGGAAGAGACTCTTCAGCAAAGAGCTGCGTTGCATGATGTATGGGTTTGGGGATGACCAGAATCCTTACACGGAGAGTGTAGACTTTTTGGAGGATTTGGTTATTGAATTTATTACGGAAACCACACACAG AGCAATGGAGGTAGGAAGAACAGGGAGGGTCCAAGTGGAAGATATTATATTCTTAGTACGGAAAGATCAAAGGAAATATGCCAGAGTCAAGGACCTCCTTACTATGAATGAAGAACTGAAGAAAGCTAGGAAAGCTTTTGATGAAGTTAAATATGTCG AAGACCAACAATAA